In Mangifera indica cultivar Alphonso chromosome 7, CATAS_Mindica_2.1, whole genome shotgun sequence, the genomic window AAATGCGAATTGCCGTCCACCAAATGAGGCTTGGAGACTTCTGACCAATATTCTACCACATTGGACTACCTTTTCTTGATTTGAATCTGCTATATCCCCAGCATTGATAGCTTCACAGTTTCTACTCACACACCGCAGAAAATTAAGTACATTTAGAACAAAGTATTCCTCAATTGGCAGAACAAGAGAACAGATTGATTCAGTATGGCAGCAATGATTGGTATTCTATGCTGCAGATACATGCATTCATATTAGCAGACGTATCCTTGAGATTTCCaagataataacatattaattagcAAATCAAATGGTGAAAACTACACATggttattcatttattattgatttcttAACTCTGTCAGTTTTGCTGGATGAACTTCTGCAATTTGGTGCTTCTTCTGCAGCCAGTTGGATCTTTCAGTTTATACTAAACATTGCTGTATTCTgttctttaatatttattgcATTTTGTACACATGTTTCTTATGGCCAAACTTAGTAATACACAGGGCAATACCTGTCACATTTATTGCGTAACATGTATGCAATCTACCAATTTGATGATAGATATAACATGTAACAGAGTGTTTCCTAACAAAActtcaataaaatttgattctaTTGTTGAACATTCAATGCGGCGAAACTGACCAGTCCGCTTCCGTTGTACAACCTTGAGATTAAGTTCTGTCTTTGGATCGTTGtggacaaaaattttaatatgatatagatTTGATCTTAATCAGAAATGCTGCAAATTTGCATCTGTATAACAAATTAACATTATTAGGAATAAGAAAGAAGTAGCTAAGCTTCCAGTGGACAAAAACCAATAATGATAACAATAAGATCTAAGAACAAGCAACAAATTAAATCCCTCAAGATAAACACAAATCAATGAATCAAACACAATTTTTGTCAAGGGAAATATGCATTGGACCAAAGAGAATTGTGGTTGGTATCCCCAAATGGCAATATCATATCCTCTCCACCAAATGCTACATTCTCTGGCGGGCTCATCAAGTCCATAAAGCACTGCTGCTTCCGCGTTGCATCGACTTTCATCTCAAAACCACCCCCGTCTGCCTGCTGAGAGCTCTCTCCAGTGCTCAAAAGCTCAGGTGCCGCAGCCTGAGAATGTGCTACCATCTTGTTCAAAGTGTCCACCCTCTTGTGAATGTCCCTCAAGTGTTGGTCAATCAAGTATCCAATATCATTCAAGTCCAGAATGTTCAAACCATGGAGGCTCCTCCCAGTGAGGCCTTGGAACATAACCTGAGTCATCTCCCTTTCACGGTTATCTTTCCGCTGCTTCTCCAGCTGTTCATTCCCTTTTGCAATCCTTTGCCTGAGAAAACTATGCTGATTCATCATCTTCTTGCTCTGCTCCATCTCAGGCATCTTCTTGAACTGTGATAAAACTCTTTGGACTCCCAAAGGGGAAGGCCAAATCTCAGGTTGGGAATCATAGGGACTAAGAATGATAGCACAAGCATCAATCCCACAAAGAGTACTAAGCTCACTCACCTTCTTCATTAGacccttctttctctttttgaagGTAGCCTTTCTTGCGGAATCATTGGTGATAAATGCAAGTTTCACCTTCTTTCTAGTCATCACCCAAcaccaaacaaagaaaacaacaagAAATATTGAAGCCTTGCAATACTTTTTCTTGCACATTACAAGATTTTATACATGCTATATATAGATGTGAAAAGATACCGAAGTTTTTATTACAAGATTATGGTTTTTATGGGGACTCTTCTTGATGAacaatttgaagaaatttagaGGAATGCCCAAATCATGGtaattaaattacatgatatgATAAAATCTGAGA contains:
- the LOC123219972 gene encoding agamous-like MADS-box protein AGL80, which translates into the protein MTRKKVKLAFITNDSARKATFKKRKKGLMKKVSELSTLCGIDACAIILSPYDSQPEIWPSPLGVQRVLSQFKKMPEMEQSKKMMNQHSFLRQRIAKGNEQLEKQRKDNREREMTQVMFQGLTGRSLHGLNILDLNDIGYLIDQHLRDIHKRVDTLNKMVAHSQAAAPELLSTGESSQQADGGGFEMKVDATRKQQCFMDLMSPPENVAFGGEDMILPFGDTNHNSLWSNAYFP